The DNA sequence CCTGCGCACCGGTACCACCCAGGACCCCGACGGTGAGCTCACGAATATCAGTCACCCCGCCATCACATCACATCCCGCCGACGGTCGAGCCGCGGCGCGAGACCATCCGGCACGGAGCGCAACCCCAGCTCGAACAGCTCGTCCAGGTCCAGGTCGTAGCCCTCCTCGGCCAGCTCGCCCAGCACCCACGCGAACGGGGGATAGCGCCCCGATCCGGTGATCGCGCCCATCGCCGACGCCCGGCTCTCCATCCACTCGTCCTCCGACGGCCCGGACGCACCGAGCGCCTGCTGCCCGCGTTCGAGGTGGACGGCGATGCCGTGCACGTAGCTGGAGAACACCACGTGCAGGTCGCACATCTCGGCGGCGCTCGGCCCGGAGCCGTCCAGCGCGGCCGGCGCCCACTCCGCGTGCACGGCCAGGTTCGGCAGCGGCAGCGGCCGGGTGATCGGGCCGAGCTGG is a window from the Saccharothrix saharensis genome containing:
- a CDS encoding TetR/AcrR family transcriptional regulator C-terminal domain-containing protein, whose amino-acid sequence is MSRRSELCARTLWSRYRRHPWPAQLGPITRPLPLPNLAVHAEWAPAALDGSGPSAAEMCDLHVVFSSYVHGIAVHLERGQQALGASGPSEDEWMESRASAMGAITGSGRYPPFAWVLGELAEEGYDLDLDELFELGLRSVPDGLAPRLDRRRDVM